In Sesamum indicum cultivar Zhongzhi No. 13 linkage group LG8, S_indicum_v1.0, whole genome shotgun sequence, the sequence TGAATGAGCGAATGACTTGTCTAGTTGAAAGATTATAGTGTCGTGGATGAATTTGCACGCAATACCGTTACTTTTTTTAGAGATCAAGGATACCAACCGTCTGATACATGTTGAGACTATCAACAGACTGGTAGCTGTGTCCGTCGAAGGTTGCTCCGACAACCTTGTAGATGGAGTTGAACAACAGGCCTGTCCCTTGTGCAGTCCCGTACATGTATTTCTTGTCGTCTAACGTACAGGTCATGGCATGTCGAGTGATCGTTTCCCATGTCTTGTTTGAGACATTGCGGAGTGCCTGTATATGGAAGACACATCATTAGATGGTTCACACAAGAGATGCCAAAGTCGATAGCAAGAACGAGCATCTTACTGAGCGTAGTTGGAGCTCATTTGTGATGTACGACCTCAAGAAGTCTCCCACACAGGAAATACCAAACTGGTTAAGTCGTTTGTGGGACGCACCGTCCTTGGCAATCTTGTCCAGACGCCATACTTCGTCGTCTAAGGATGGGGGATAGTGTTTCTGGTATGCTGGAAAATAGATCATTTATCAGTACACAccactaataaattaaaagatgataCAGAAAGGGGAAACCTAGTAGTCGAGAATACACACTCACATTCTCCACGGTGATCTTTGACTTTGAAGGGGCTGCTCATTGCTTCCCTAATGCTTATTTCATGAGCACTAGGATGCACTTTCGCCCCCAACCGGAATTTCCCACTTCTGATCCAGCTTGAGTTATCTGTGAAGCTCACCTCACCGATGCAACCAACTCCATTCTGCAACGGAACTGTTAAATCTCCGGTCACCAACGGCCTCTTCCCTTCTCTGTTCTGAACAATCTTGCTCTCAAAGTCCTTCTCCGACCAGTCTTCCCCATCGTCAGGACTAAAATCGCCATCAAGCACAACGATATTCGCTTTGATTGAAGAAAGGGGACCAGATGTTACTATTTTTCCAGAAGTGGAATCACACAGGACAACTTTTATCGGGCTTTTATCCACGGATAGAACCCTACTGCCCGTAAACAGAGTTCGAGGCAAGTTGCCCTGAAACTGCAGCTGCAGAGTTCTTGATCCCGAGCACTCAATTTGATTTGAGGAGGATCTGAAACAATCATCCAACGTAAGTAACTTTATTTCACTGTAAGGGAGTGCGTGCAAAATATTCTACTTTTACGGTAGGAAAAAAGTCGCAAATTTAGTTGTCGTGAAAGTTGGGAATGGTTGACAAGAAAAGTGAAACgtggaaaaagaaagataaagttgaaaatttacaaaaaaactaACCCCAGAAAAGGGTCCATCGCGCGGTCGACCGCTTCTTGCACCTAAAACAATAGAACAGCAGAATAAAGAAATATCCAACAGAGATAATATGAGGTCATAAGTTACATAAAAAACTAATCAAATTTCAGCATCCAAGAGAATAAACTATACAACTACTTTTGGCCTAAAGCTATAGACAATTGATACAAAAATGACATGACTCAGATGCCTTTTAACTTTTGGATTAGTTTGAGAACTGATCAAAACTGAATTCCGTCATAAAAAACAAGTGGTACTCCTACTGGAAATAATTGAACTTATACTTTCACTCCAAGTAAGCTACATGGATCAAACAAAGGGTTGTGTTTGAATCATCAAAAGCTTATAAATCCCAAGCTTCAACCATGTGATTCCCTTTCACATATGATCAATAGGATCAGATGAAATAAAGAATTCGAATGCATCAATTGGATATTACCagctatttataattgaatttcaagATGTATTTGGTAGATTTAGAGGCAATTCTCGAGTTCAACGAGCTCGCTGGCCCATGATGCGACAGACCACTAGTACAAAGAATAAGTAATGCTCATAATCGTAACATCATACCCATTTTCGAATGAGTGGTTCCAAGCTGGGCACATATTCTTGCAGACTCCGAGCACTACTCGCCCCTTTGAATATACTGCACAAACCCCATCAAAATTTCAGgaaaatcaacaagaaaacTGCAATAActatgaagaaatatataacaaaCAGTCACTATTACTGCACCCACGTCGAGAGGGACCGACGGCGTTTGATCTGATGCTGAGAATCTGCTTCAGCCCCCTCTCTAAGTAGCTG encodes:
- the LOC105168943 gene encoding calmodulin-binding protein 60 C isoform X3 translates to MVPRQLLREGAEADSQHQIKRRRSLSTIFKGASSARSLQEYVPSLEPLIRKWVQEAVDRAMDPFLGLVFLSSSNQIECSGSRTLQLQFQGNLPRTLFTGSRVLSVDKSPIKVVLCDSTSGKIVTSGPLSSIKANIVVLDGDFSPDDGEDWSEKDFESKIVQNREGKRPLVTGDLTVPLQNGVGCIGEVSFTDNSSWIRSGKFRLGAKVHPSAHEISIREAMSSPFKVKDHRGESYQKHYPPSLDDEVWRLDKIAKDGASHKRLNQFGISCVGDFLRSYITNELQLRSALRNVSNKTWETITRHAMTCTLDDKKYMYGTAQGTGLLFNSIYKVVGATFDGHSYQSVDSLNMYQTRMVEELKQHAYKNVKDWVSVCDQSIVAYPMLLENPADTFTNPNVDLQAPNRHFQQDKLEIQMNNHHRTISPPYEDSVEHENSSFELVESSEMQGFNPAFRNGFELSNSSGGFYIAGQTWATGGNYMESHLSTEDIPVDDNFQEPEAENMVVQASGRDQVADTGQT
- the LOC105168943 gene encoding calmodulin-binding protein 60 C isoform X2; this translates as MVPRQLLREGAEADSQHQIKRRRSLSTIFKGASSARSLQEYVPSLEPLIRKWVQEAVDRAMDPFLGSSSNQIECSGSRTLQLQFQGNLPRTLFTGSRVLSVDKSPIKVVLCDSTSGKIVTSGPLSSIKANIVVLDGDFSPDDGEDWSEKDFESKIVQNREGKRPLVTGDLTVPLQNGVGCIGEVSFTDNSSWIRSGKFRLGAKVHPSAHEISIREAMSSPFKVKDHRGESYQKHYPPSLDDEVWRLDKIAKDGASHKRLNQFGISCVGDFLRSYITNELQLRSALRNVSNKTWETITRHAMTCTLDDKKYMYGTAQGTGLLFNSIYKVVGATFDGHSYQSVDSLNMYQTRMVEELKQHAYKNVKDWVSVCDQSIVAYPMLLENPADTFTNPNVDLQAPNRHFQQDKLEIQMNNHHRTISPPYEDSVEHENSSFELVESSEMQGFNPAFRNGFELSNSSGGFYIAGQTWATGGNYMESHLSTEDIPVDDNFQVESSAWHQNQLFLGSNTGEIGITSSNSGILIPRNRRPKTWWCKLLAVIKWQILVKRNVAARKWKLLYLDVNIS
- the LOC105168943 gene encoding calmodulin-binding protein 60 C isoform X1 codes for the protein MVPRQLLREGAEADSQHQIKRRRSLSTIFKGASSARSLQEYVPSLEPLIRKWVQEAVDRAMDPFLGLVFLSSSNQIECSGSRTLQLQFQGNLPRTLFTGSRVLSVDKSPIKVVLCDSTSGKIVTSGPLSSIKANIVVLDGDFSPDDGEDWSEKDFESKIVQNREGKRPLVTGDLTVPLQNGVGCIGEVSFTDNSSWIRSGKFRLGAKVHPSAHEISIREAMSSPFKVKDHRGESYQKHYPPSLDDEVWRLDKIAKDGASHKRLNQFGISCVGDFLRSYITNELQLRSALRNVSNKTWETITRHAMTCTLDDKKYMYGTAQGTGLLFNSIYKVVGATFDGHSYQSVDSLNMYQTRMVEELKQHAYKNVKDWVSVCDQSIVAYPMLLENPADTFTNPNVDLQAPNRHFQQDKLEIQMNNHHRTISPPYEDSVEHENSSFELVESSEMQGFNPAFRNGFELSNSSGGFYIAGQTWATGGNYMESHLSTEDIPVDDNFQVESSAWHQNQLFLGSNTGEIGITSSNSGILIPRNRRPKTWWCKLLAVIKWQILVKRNVAARKWKLLYLDVNIS